In a genomic window of Vulpes vulpes isolate BD-2025 chromosome 6, VulVul3, whole genome shotgun sequence:
- the WDR89 gene encoding WD repeat-containing protein 89 isoform X2, which yields MEKIEERFANLNIVKRSSGTKEPTYLLGIDTSKTVQAEKENLVAVLCSNGSIRIYDKERLYILREFSVYPGLLNGVKFANSCDSIYSSCTDGTVKCWDARLASEKPIQLFKGYPSNIFISFDINCNDHVICAGTEKVDDDALLVFWDARINSQDLSTTKDPLGTYSDTHSDDVTQVCFHPNNPNMVVSGSTDGLVNVFDISVDNEEDALVTTCNSVSSVSCIGWSGKDYKQIYCMTHDEGFCWWDLNHLDTDEPITCLNIQDVREVINVKEGTLEYLIGGLYHEKMDKLFVVGGTNTGTIHLMSCTTSGLIHVTSLHGGHAATVRSFSWNTQDDSLLTGGEDAQLLLWKPGAIEKTFTKKDSMKIASSVSQRVRVHSNDSYKRRKKQ from the coding sequence ATGGAGAAGATTGAGGAACGTTTTGCTAACCTGAACATTGTTAAACGTTCCTCAGGAACTAAAGAGCCTACTTATCTGCTTGGCATAGACACATCAAAAACTGtacaagcagaaaaagaaaatttggttgCTGTTTTATGTTCTAATGGATCTATCAGAATATATGACAAAGAAAGGTTATACATACTACGAGAATTTAGTGTATATCCTGGACTTCTTAATGGAGTCAAATTTGCAAATTCTTGTGACAGTATATATTCATCATGTACTGATGGCACCGTAAAATGTTGGGATGCTCGATTAGCCAGTGAAAAACCTATCCAGCTGTTCAAGGGTTACCCTtccaatatttttattagttttgatATCAACTGTAATGATCATGTTATTTGTGCTGGTACAGAAAAAGTTGATGACGATGCATTGTTGGTATTTTGGGATGCAAGAATTAATTCTCAGGATTTGTCTACTACTAAAGACCCACTTGGAACATATTCAGACACACATAGTGATGATGTCACCCAAGTATGCTTCCATCCCAACAATCCCAACATGGTTGTCTCAGGTTCAACTGATGGCCTAGTAAATGTATTTGATATTAGTGTTGACAATGAAGAAGATGCACTGGTTACTACCTGTAACTCAGTTTCATCGGTGAGCTGTATTGGTTGGTCTGGAAAGGATTATAAACAGATTTACTGCATGACACATGATGAAGGATTTTGTTGGTGGGATCTTAATCATCTGGATACTGATGAACCAATTACATGTTTGAACATCCAGGATGTCAGAGAAGTAATTAATGTGAAAGAAGGTACTTTAGAATATTTAATTGGTGGCCTATATCatgaaaaaatggacaaattgtTTGTTGTTGGAGGAACAAACACAGGAACTATTCACTTAATGAGCTGCACTACATCAGGATTGATCCATGTGACCAGCCTTCACGGAGGGCATGCTGCTACAGTCCGTTCTTTCTCTTGGAATACGCAGGATGATTCTTTGCTAACCGGAGGAGAAGATGCACAGTTGTTACTTTGGAAACCTGGAGCAATAGAGAAGACATTTACGAAGAAAGATAGCATGAAAATAGCATCCTCTGTGTCCCAGCGAGTTCGAGTTCACAGTAATGATTCttataagagaaggaaaaagcagTGA